A single Orcinus orca chromosome 2, mOrcOrc1.1, whole genome shotgun sequence DNA region contains:
- the PIF1 gene encoding ATP-dependent DNA helicase PIF1 isoform X1 encodes MLSGTQAVAAECADAELRCRVAVEELSPGGQPRRRQALRTAELRLGRNERRELMLRLQAPGPAGRPRCFPLRAARLFTRFAASGRSTLRLPADGAPRTGAVQLLLSDCPPDRLRRFLRTLRLKLAAAPGPGPASARTQLLGPRPRDFVTISPVQPEELRRAAATWVTDSTPVKQPTEPRSGAKPSTEVPRWPLPVKKLSLPPTKPELSREQAAVLRVVLKGQSIFFTGSAGSGGQSGCGENSGVLGWRRSGPDFAFCPGTGKSYLLKRILGSLPPTGTVATASTGVAACHIGGTTLHAFAGIGSGQAPLAQCVALAQRPGVRQGWLNCQRLVIDEISMVEADLFDKLEAVARAVRQQNKPFGGIQLIICGDFLQLPPVTKGSQPPQFCFQAKSWRRCVTVTLELTEVWRQTDKTFISLLQAVRLGRCSDEVTRQLRATAAHRVGRDGIVATRLCTHQDDVALTNERQLQKLPGEVHSFEAMDSDPEQARTLDAQCPVSQLLQLKLGAQVMLVKNLAVSRGLVNGARGVVVGFEAEGRGLPQVRFLCGVTEVIRADRWVVQATGGRLLSRQQLPLQLAWAISIHKSQGMSLDCVEISLGRVFASGQAYVALSRARSLQGLCVLDFDPMVIRCDPRVLSFYATLRQDRGLSLESPDDDEAASDQENVDPNL; translated from the exons ATGCTGTCGGGCACCCAGGCAGTGGCAGCGGAATGCGCGGACGCGGAGCTGCGGTGCCGTGTTGCTGTGGAGGAGTTGAGCCCGGGCGGGCAGCCGCGAAGGCGCCAGGCCCTACGCACCGCGGAGCTGAGACTGGGTCGTAACGAGCGCCGCGAGTTGATGCTGAGGCTGCAGGCGCCCGGGCCCGCGGGGCGGCCGCGGTGCTTTCCCCTGCGCGCCGCGCGCCTCTTCACGCGCTTCGCCGCGTCCGGGCGCAGCACTCTGCGGCTTCCCGCCGACGGCGCTCCCCGGACCGGCGCGGTGCAGCTGCTGCTCTCCGACTGCCCCCCTGACCGCCTGCGCCGCTTCCTGCGCACTCTGCGCCTCAAGCTGGCCGCGGCCCCGGGTCCCGGGCCGGCCTCCGCCCGCACGCAGCTGCTTGGCCCGCGGCCCCGCGACTTCGTCACCATCAGCCCGGTGCAGCCCGAGGAGCTGCGGCGCGCGGCGGCCACCTGGGTCACGGACTCCACGCCGGTGAAGCAGCCCACGGAGCCCCGGTCCGGGGCCAAGCCCAGCACC GAAGTCCCAAGGTGGCCCCTGCCTGTGAAGAAGCTGAGCTTGCCCCCCACCAAACCAGAGCTTTCCAGGGAACAGGCTGCTGTGCTGAGGGTTGTCCTGAAAGGCCAGAGCATTTTCTTCACTGGGAGTGCAGGTAGTGGGGGGCAGAGTGGGTGTGGGGAGAACAGTGGTGTGCTAGGATGGAGGAGAAGTGGCCCTGACTTTGCCTTCTGCCCAGGGACGGGGAAGTCTTATCTGCTGAAGCGTATCCTGGGCTCACTGCCTCCCACAGGCACTGTGGCCACTGCCAGCACTGGGGTGGCAGCCTGCCACATCGGGGGTACTACCCTCCATGCCTTTGCAG GCATTGGCTCGGGTCAGGCTCCCCTGGCCCAGTGTGTGGCCCTGGCCCAGCGGCCAGGTGTACGGCAGGGCTGGCTGAACTGCCAGCGGCTAGTCATTGATGAGATCTCCATGGTGGAAGCGGACCTATTTGATAAGCTGGAGGCCGTGGCCAG AGCTGTCCGGCAGCAGAACAAGCCATTTGGAGGGATCCAGCTCATCATCTGTGGGGACTTCCTGCAGCTGCCGCCTGTAACCAAGGGATCCCAGCCCCCACAGTTCTGCTTCCAG GCCAAGAGCTGGAGGAGATGTGTCACAGTGACCCTGGAGCTGACTGAGGTGTGGAGGCAGACAGACAAGACCTTCATCTCTCTGCTGCAAGCTGTGCGGCTGGGCAG GTGCTCAGATGAGGTCACCCGCCAGCTCCGGGCCACGGCTGCCCACAGGGTGGGGCGAGATGGGATTGTGGCCACGAGGCTCTGCACCCACCAGGATGATGTGGCCCTTACCAACGAGAGGCAGCTGCAGAAACTACCAG GTGAGGTACACAGCTTTGAGGCCATGgacagtgaccctgagcaagcCCGGACCCTGGATGCCCAATGTCCCGTTAGCCAGCTCCTTCAGCTAAAGCTGGGGGCTCAG GTGATGCTGGTGAAGAACTTGGCAGTGTCTCGGGGCCTGGTAAATGGTGCCCGAGGGGTAGTAGTTGGGTTTGAAGCCGAGGGGAGAG GGCTGCCCCAGGTGCGGTTCCTGTGTGGAGTCACCGAGGTCATCCGTGCAGACCGCTGGGTGGTGCAGGCCACTGGGGGCCGGCTTCTCAGCCGGCAGCAGCTGCCCCTCCAGCTGGCCTGGGCCATATCCATCCACAAGAGCCAG GGCATGTCCTTGGATTGCGTGGAGATCTCTCTGGGCCGTGTGTTTGCCAGCGGCCAGGCCTATGTGGCCCTTTCCCGGGCCCGCAGCCTGCAGGGCCTATGTGTGTTGGACTTTGACCCCATGGTGATTCGCTGTGACCCCCGTGTGCTGAGCTTCTATGCTACCCTGCGGCAGGACAGGGGCCTCAGCCTG GAGTCCCCAGATGATGATGAGGCAGCCTCAGACCAGGAGAACGTGGACCCGAACCTTTGA
- the PIF1 gene encoding ATP-dependent DNA helicase PIF1 isoform X2 — MLSGTQAVAAECADAELRCRVAVEELSPGGQPRRRQALRTAELRLGRNERRELMLRLQAPGPAGRPRCFPLRAARLFTRFAASGRSTLRLPADGAPRTGAVQLLLSDCPPDRLRRFLRTLRLKLAAAPGPGPASARTQLLGPRPRDFVTISPVQPEELRRAAATWVTDSTPVKQPTEPRSGAKPSTEVPRWPLPVKKLSLPPTKPELSREQAAVLRVVLKGQSIFFTGSAGTGKSYLLKRILGSLPPTGTVATASTGVAACHIGGTTLHAFAGIGSGQAPLAQCVALAQRPGVRQGWLNCQRLVIDEISMVEADLFDKLEAVARAVRQQNKPFGGIQLIICGDFLQLPPVTKGSQPPQFCFQAKSWRRCVTVTLELTEVWRQTDKTFISLLQAVRLGRCSDEVTRQLRATAAHRVGRDGIVATRLCTHQDDVALTNERQLQKLPGEVHSFEAMDSDPEQARTLDAQCPVSQLLQLKLGAQVMLVKNLAVSRGLVNGARGVVVGFEAEGRGLPQVRFLCGVTEVIRADRWVVQATGGRLLSRQQLPLQLAWAISIHKSQGMSLDCVEISLGRVFASGQAYVALSRARSLQGLCVLDFDPMVIRCDPRVLSFYATLRQDRGLSLESPDDDEAASDQENVDPNL; from the exons ATGCTGTCGGGCACCCAGGCAGTGGCAGCGGAATGCGCGGACGCGGAGCTGCGGTGCCGTGTTGCTGTGGAGGAGTTGAGCCCGGGCGGGCAGCCGCGAAGGCGCCAGGCCCTACGCACCGCGGAGCTGAGACTGGGTCGTAACGAGCGCCGCGAGTTGATGCTGAGGCTGCAGGCGCCCGGGCCCGCGGGGCGGCCGCGGTGCTTTCCCCTGCGCGCCGCGCGCCTCTTCACGCGCTTCGCCGCGTCCGGGCGCAGCACTCTGCGGCTTCCCGCCGACGGCGCTCCCCGGACCGGCGCGGTGCAGCTGCTGCTCTCCGACTGCCCCCCTGACCGCCTGCGCCGCTTCCTGCGCACTCTGCGCCTCAAGCTGGCCGCGGCCCCGGGTCCCGGGCCGGCCTCCGCCCGCACGCAGCTGCTTGGCCCGCGGCCCCGCGACTTCGTCACCATCAGCCCGGTGCAGCCCGAGGAGCTGCGGCGCGCGGCGGCCACCTGGGTCACGGACTCCACGCCGGTGAAGCAGCCCACGGAGCCCCGGTCCGGGGCCAAGCCCAGCACC GAAGTCCCAAGGTGGCCCCTGCCTGTGAAGAAGCTGAGCTTGCCCCCCACCAAACCAGAGCTTTCCAGGGAACAGGCTGCTGTGCTGAGGGTTGTCCTGAAAGGCCAGAGCATTTTCTTCACTGGGAGTGCAG GGACGGGGAAGTCTTATCTGCTGAAGCGTATCCTGGGCTCACTGCCTCCCACAGGCACTGTGGCCACTGCCAGCACTGGGGTGGCAGCCTGCCACATCGGGGGTACTACCCTCCATGCCTTTGCAG GCATTGGCTCGGGTCAGGCTCCCCTGGCCCAGTGTGTGGCCCTGGCCCAGCGGCCAGGTGTACGGCAGGGCTGGCTGAACTGCCAGCGGCTAGTCATTGATGAGATCTCCATGGTGGAAGCGGACCTATTTGATAAGCTGGAGGCCGTGGCCAG AGCTGTCCGGCAGCAGAACAAGCCATTTGGAGGGATCCAGCTCATCATCTGTGGGGACTTCCTGCAGCTGCCGCCTGTAACCAAGGGATCCCAGCCCCCACAGTTCTGCTTCCAG GCCAAGAGCTGGAGGAGATGTGTCACAGTGACCCTGGAGCTGACTGAGGTGTGGAGGCAGACAGACAAGACCTTCATCTCTCTGCTGCAAGCTGTGCGGCTGGGCAG GTGCTCAGATGAGGTCACCCGCCAGCTCCGGGCCACGGCTGCCCACAGGGTGGGGCGAGATGGGATTGTGGCCACGAGGCTCTGCACCCACCAGGATGATGTGGCCCTTACCAACGAGAGGCAGCTGCAGAAACTACCAG GTGAGGTACACAGCTTTGAGGCCATGgacagtgaccctgagcaagcCCGGACCCTGGATGCCCAATGTCCCGTTAGCCAGCTCCTTCAGCTAAAGCTGGGGGCTCAG GTGATGCTGGTGAAGAACTTGGCAGTGTCTCGGGGCCTGGTAAATGGTGCCCGAGGGGTAGTAGTTGGGTTTGAAGCCGAGGGGAGAG GGCTGCCCCAGGTGCGGTTCCTGTGTGGAGTCACCGAGGTCATCCGTGCAGACCGCTGGGTGGTGCAGGCCACTGGGGGCCGGCTTCTCAGCCGGCAGCAGCTGCCCCTCCAGCTGGCCTGGGCCATATCCATCCACAAGAGCCAG GGCATGTCCTTGGATTGCGTGGAGATCTCTCTGGGCCGTGTGTTTGCCAGCGGCCAGGCCTATGTGGCCCTTTCCCGGGCCCGCAGCCTGCAGGGCCTATGTGTGTTGGACTTTGACCCCATGGTGATTCGCTGTGACCCCCGTGTGCTGAGCTTCTATGCTACCCTGCGGCAGGACAGGGGCCTCAGCCTG GAGTCCCCAGATGATGATGAGGCAGCCTCAGACCAGGAGAACGTGGACCCGAACCTTTGA